The genomic region CCCCTAAACCGTCGCCAACGGCTACTTCTTCTCGATCGCTTCGACGAGGTGCTCGACCTCAGCCTCCAGCGCCGATACTTGCGATTCATGGGGATCGGGAATCAATCCGCGCATCACCGCAATTCGCTTGATCAGCTCGGAAATGCCCTGGACGAGCAGGAAGGCGAAGCCGATCATGATCAGGGCCTTGGCAGGCCATTGCGGCAGGCCGCCGGCATTGCCGGATTGCTCGTTGATCTGGAACGAGCGAAGGAAGAACGGCACGCCCGTGATGATCATGACGATGCACAGCGGGATCAGGAAGAACAGGTGACCGACCACGTCGATGACGTTGCGCGCCGTCTTCGGCAGCGTGTTGTTCACGATGTCGATGCGGATGTGCTCGTTGTCGAGAAGCGTCCAGGGCGAGCAGAGCAGGAAGACGATGCTGAACAGCACCCATTGCAGCTCCAGCCACGAATTGGACGACGTGTCGAACGTCTTGCGAACGATCGCATTGACCGCCGAGATGACGACGGCGACGACGATCAGCCACGCCAGGCGCTTGCCCGTCCAGCGCGTGAACGCGTCAATCCTGCTGCTCAACTTTAGGAGCGCTTGCAACGATAGGTCCTCCCCGATTGTGCCCCGGCCGTCTTGACTGCGCCGAGCGGGCGCGTGGCTTATCTCGCCGCGCAGGCATGAGGCAGGCGCACCAAACCAGCGGGCGTGCCGCCAGTCAATCGGAAGTTTGTTGATAGTTAAGGGGAATAGGAGCCGCAGCCTAACGGCGTCAGCCGCCCGTCACGCTCATGTGCCTGGAGACGCTGGGGCGGTCGTGGCGGCGGTCGATGATGAAATCGTGGCCCTTGGGCTTCAGCCCGATGGCGCGGTCGATCGCATCCGCAAGCAACAGGTCGTCGCTGGATGCACGCAGAGGTTTCCGCAAGTCCGAGGCATCCTCGTGGCCGAGGCAGGTGTGCAGCGTTCCCGTGCAGGTGATGCGCACCCGGTTGCAGGATTCGCAGAAATTATGCGTCATCGGCGTGATGAAGCCGAGCTTGCCGCCGGTCTCGGCGACGCTGACATAGCGGGCCGGACCGCCGGTGGTCTCGGCCAGATCCGTCAGCGTGAATTGCTGGGCGAGGCGGGCGCGCACCAGCGACAGCGGCAGATATTGGTCAATGCGGCCCGATCCGATCTCGCCCATCGGCATCACCTCGATCAGCGTCAGGCCCATGCCCTTGCCGTGGGCCCAGCGCATCAGCGAAGGCAGCTCGTCCTCGTTGAGGTTCTTCAGCGCGACGGCGTTGATCTTGACGGCAAGCCCTGCGGCGCGCGCGGCCTCGATGCCTTCCAGCACCTTGTCGATTTCGCCCCAGCGGGTGATCTCGCGAAACTTCCGGGAATCGAGGGTGTCGAGCGAGACGTTGATGCGGCGGACGCCGCAATCGGCGAGCTCCCGCGCGTGCTTCGCCAGCTGGGTGCCGTTGGTGGTCAGCGTCAGCTCGCTCAACGCGCCGCTCGACAGATGCCGCGACAACGAGCGCACCAGCGACATCACGTTGCGGCGGACCAAGGGCTCGCCGCCGGTGAGACGCAGCTTCTTCACGCCCTTGGCGATGAAGGCCGTGCAAAGCCGATCGAGTTCCTCCAGCGTCAGGAGATCGGCCTTGGGCAGGAACGTCATGTCTTCCGACATGCAGTAGAAGCAGCGCAGGTCGCAGCGGTCGGTGACCGAGACGCGCAAGTAGGTGATGGTCCGCCCGAACGGATCGGTCATCGCGCTCGACAGCGCGGCGCGGGGGCTCGCGGGAAGTCCGTTCATAGCAAATGCCTTGTCACTTACGTCGACGGGCGCACCTTTGCTTCAAAGGTGCGGTCGAAGCAATCTAAGCATCGGACGCGGCTAGGACAATCGGTTGGTATACGCAACTCAGCGCTTGCCTGCGTTCGGATCGGGGAAGGGCGAGCTCTGTGCGGGTGCAGCATTGGCCGGCGCCGCGGCAGGCTTCGGCTTCTTGGGCCGGTGCGGCTTGCGGACCGGCTTCGGCGGCACGGCCGGCTGGAGTTCCGCAAACACCGGATTCGGATCGGTGGTGATCGAGGCGGGCGTGGTGAAATCCCCGGGATTCTTGATCAGGTTCACCGGCAGGCTTGTGGGCTGGTACTTGGGCAGCGCGAAAGCGACGGTGAAGGGAGCGTCGGGAGCGGGAACCGAGACTGAGCAGGGGGTCTTGCAGCCCGGGCCAAGCGATGTGGTGGCGTCAGCACCGGGGGGATTGGATTCGAGCCGGACCTGGACGGGCGGCGGCGTCGAGTTGAACATGTCCCAGGACATCGAGGAGCAGCCACCCAGGCTCGCTCCTGCTAAGGCAATCGCGATGACACGACGCATGAACCATCCACTTCGACTGCGGCGAACCGCCACATCCCCCGGACCTTAGAAGTGTCGCTTGGGGCAAGCAATTGGCGTGCGGCGCATAGATAATAGATGGTTAACGCAAGGATCCTCTGAATAGCCTAGATATTTCAGTGGCTTGCGGTGGGGTTAAGCCGGCATCAGGCTGATTGCGGCCGCCGGCAGGTCGCGCATGTGATGGATCAGCCGGTCGGGCTTCAGCTCGGCGATCGGCACGTCGGTGTAGCCGAAGCTGACCCCGATCACGGGCACGCCGGCCCGCCGGGCGACGCCGACATCGGTTCCGGCATCGCCGACCATGATGCTGGCCTTCACGTCCCCTCCGGCCCGAGCCACGGTCTCGCGAAAAATGGTCGGATCGGGCTTCTGGACGCCAAACGTGTCGGCGCCGCAGATCGCCGCGAAGCGGCGGCTGAGGTCGAGCTGGTCCAGCAAGCGCTTGGACAGCCATTCCAACTTGTTGGTGCAGACCGCGAGGCGATGGCCTTGCGCCGAAAACTGGTCGAGCGCGGCCTCGAGCCCCTCGAAGGGGCGGGATTCCACCGCGATATGGTCGGCGTAATAAGCGATAAAATCCGCGGTCATCCGGTCCATGTCCGCGGGCGTGACGGTGCGGCCCTCCGCTTCCAGCCCTCGCTCGATCAGCTTGCGGGCGCCGGCGCCGATCATGTTGCGGGCCGAGGCCATCGGCACCGGCGGCAGGCCTTCGCGGTCGAGCACGTAGTTGAGGGCGGTGATCAGGTCGGGCGCCGTATCCACCAGCGTGCCGTCGAGATCGAAGACGATGGTGTGAGGGGAAGTCGTCTTGAAGGAGGTCATGATCCAAGCGCTACCGGCCCGGTCATATCCGCGCAAGGGGCGGGCCCATAAGATCACCTTATAGGCCTGTTCCCAGACCCTGTTCTCCGGGGGAAAACGAGGCTACATAGGCCGCCGAAAGCGGCCGGAATCGGCCGCATGTTCGAGACTTCACAAGGCAGGCGCACACGTGAACATGGACCAGTTGAAGCGGCAGGCTGCGGCGCGTGCGCTGGAGGAGGTGCGCGACGGCATGCAGCTCGGGCTCGGGACCGGCTCGACCGCCAAGCATTTCGTCGAGCTGCTCGGCGAGCGCGTCGCCGCCGGGCTGAAGGTGATCGGCGTGCCGACCTCCGAGGCGACGCGCGCCGATGCGGAACGTTGCGGCGTGAAGCTGACGACGCTGGATGAGGTCGACCATCTCGACCTCACAATCGACGGCGCCGACGAGATCGATCCCGAGCTCAATCTGATCAAGGGCGGCGGCGGCGCGCTCTTGCGCGAGAAAATCGTGGCGGCGGCCTCGGATCGCATGATCGTGATTGCCGACGACAGCAAATGGGTGCCGACGCTCGGCAAGTTTCCGCTGCCGGTCGAGGTCATTCCGTTCGGGCTCGGTGCGACGCGCCGCGCGATCGAAAAGGCATTTGCCGAATGCGGCGTTTCCGGGCAAATGGCGCTCCGCAAGGCCAAAGGCGGGGACAAGGACGGCCACGTTTTTGTCACCGATGGCGGCCACTGGATCGTCGATGCCCAGCTCGGACGTATTACGGATCCTCCCGGTCTCGCCAAGGCGTTGAGCGCGATTCCCGGCGTGGTCGAGCACGGGCTGTTCATCGGCTTGGCCAGCTCGGCCGTTCTGGCGGGCGGCGGCGGAATCCGCGTGATTGAACGGCGCAAGCCGAAAGGAGACCAGGAATGAAGAACGTGTTGAAATTCTTGCCGGCCGCGACGCTCGCTGCGGGATTGGCCCTTTCGGCCGCCCCGGCCATGGCGCAGCAGGCGGGCCAGAAGGCTCCCGCGGCGCCGGCCCAGCCAAAGGCCTCGCCCGCGGCGATTGCGGCGGCCAAGGAGATCTTGCAGATCAAGAACGCCGCCGCGATGTATGCGGGCGCCGTGCCCGGCATGGTCGAGAAGACCAAGGGCGCGCTGATCCAGCAGAACCTGAATTACCAGAAGGACCTCAACGAGGTCGCCCCGATCGTGGCCCAGCAGCTCAACGGCCGCCAGAACGAGATCGGCGAAGGCATGGCGCAGATCTATGCCAGCGAGTTCACCGAGCAGGAGCTGAAGGACCTCGTCACTTTCTACAAGTCGCCCCTGGGCAAGAAGCTGATCGATGCCGAGCCGCGCGCGATCGGGCAGAGCATGGCGTTCATGAACACCTGGGCCCAGAGCTTCTCGGAAACGGTGATGGGCGCCTTCCGTGCCGAGATGCGCAAGCGTGGCAAGGAGATCTGAGCGCAACTATTTGAAAGGCAGTTCTTGAAAGGGGTCGGAGTGGACAATGGCTGAATTCGACGTCGACCTCTTCGTCATTGGTGGCGGCTCGGGCGGCGTCCGTGCCGCCCGCATCGCGGCCGGTTACGGCGCCCGCGTCATGATCGCGGAAGAGTACCGCATGGGCGGCACCTGCGTGATCCGCGGCTGCGTGCCGAAGAAGCTGTTCGTGATCGGCTCGCATGTCCGTCAGGAGCTCGAGGACGCGGCCGGCTTCGGCTGGACCGTTCCGCCCGCGAGCTTCGACTGGCCGACGCTGATCGCCAACAAGGACAAGGAGATCGCGCGACTGGAGGCGGCCTATACCGCCAACGTCGAGAAATCAGGCGCGCAGATCGTCAAGAGCCGCGCGGTGATCGAGGACAAGCACACCGTCCGCCTGCTCGAGAACGACAAGAAGGTCACGGCGAAGTACATCCTGATCGCGACCGGCGGCGCGCCCAACCATGGCGCGGCGATCCCCGGCATCGAGCACGTGATCTCCTCGAACGAGGCGTTCCATCTGAAGAAGCTGCCGAAGCGGATCGTGATCCAGGGCGGCGGCTATATCGCGCTGGAATTCGCCGGCATCTTCGCCGGCTTCGGCTCCGACGTCACGGTGATCTATCGCGGCGACAACATTCTGCGCGGCTTCGACGAGGATGTCCGGACCCATGTCCGCGCCGAGATGGAGAAGCAGGGCATCACCATCCTCACCGGCTGCACCGTGGCCAAGGTCGACCGTCACGGCGAGGACTTCACCACGCACCTGTCGAACGGCTCGAGCCTGGCCTCCGATCAGGTGATGTTCGCGATCGGCCGCCATCCGAACCTCGCCAATCTCGGCCTGGAGAATGCCGGCGTCGCCATCAATCCCGCGAATGGCGGCATCGCCGTCGACCATTTCTCCAAGAGCTCGGTGGACAGCATCTATGCCATCGGCGACGTCACCCACCGCTTCAACCTGACGCCGGTGGCGATCCGCGAGGGCCATGCCTTCGCCGACACGGTGTTCGGCAAGCGCGAGGTGCAGGTCGATCACGCCAACATTCCGACGGCGGTGTTCTCACAGCCGGAGGTCGGCACGGTCGGCCTGACGGAAACCGAGGCGCGCGCGCAATTCAGCCACGTCGACATCTACAAGACGACGTTCCGGCCCATCAAGGCGACGATGTCCGGCCGCGACACCCGCGTGCTGATGAAGCTCGTGGTCGACGGCGCGACCGACCGCGTGCTCGGCTGCCATATCGTCGGCGATGCCGCCGCCGAGATCACGCAAGCCGTCGCGATCGCGGTGAAGATGAAGGCGACCAAGGCGGATTTCGACGCGACCATCGCGCTGCATCCGACCGCGGCCGAAGAGCTCGTCACCATGCGCACCCCGACCGCACGCCATGTGCGGCAGGCGGCGGAGTAGGGCTGTCGTCCGCTGGACGAGCTCGGCCTGCATGGTCCGAGACGCCCGCTGCGGCGGGCTTCTCACCATGAGGGTCCAAGATTTCGCCGCAGGTCGCGACCTCATCCTGAGGGCCGCCCTAGGCGGCGTCTCGAAGGATGGCCGCAAACGAGACGCGCGCCTACCCGTACAAATACCCGACCGGCTTGCCTTCGGTGCGCAAAGGACGCACGTCCTTTTGCGTGATGATCTGGCCGGCGAGGCCGTCGATCTCGTCGCGCTGCGTCGCCGTCCAGCTGCGCAGCTCGTTCATGCCCTTGAGCAGGCCGAGGCGGAGCACCTGGGTGTTTTCGCCGACGCCGATGAGGCTGATGGAACCCTTGCCGGCCGTCACCACGTCGCCGGCAGAGAGCTCGAAGCTCTCGCCGGACTTTTTCTGGAATTCGGCCGTGCCGCGAATGACGCGATAGATCGCGACCTCGCCCTTCGCAAAACAGGTCGCGTCCGCTGCGGCAGACGTGCTCTTCGGCAAGAGTGCGTGGCCACACGGGTCGGTCGCGATGATGTGGCCCGTGACGAGATGCCCGCTCGGAATCTCGATGCCGATATCGCGCACGTAGACCGGCATCGCCGATCTGACAGAACCATCGGTGAGCGGCTTAAACAGCGCGTCGAGCGCCAGGGGATCCTGAAGCCAGAAGCCGGCATCGGCCGGGCGGTCATGCAGCGGATGGCTCCAGGCCACGCGCGGCGTTTCGTCCTCATTGATCTGATCCGGACCGACAATGGTCGGATTCGGAAAGGTGGTGGGATCGGTGATGAAGGCTTCGAGGAATTTGCCGGAATAGCCCATCGAGATCGGATCGGGCACCACCGTCTGCGGCGTCTTCAAATTCTCTTCGGTCGACAGGCCCGACCAAGTGTAGAACAGCTGGCGATGCACGATCGCGCTTTGCAGCATCACCGCGCCCGGGCCGACATTGTACCAGCGGCCGTCATAGTCGAAGGTGAACGCGCCCGAGGTGACCAGCACGAGCTGAAAGCCGCCCGGCGGCAAATGCAGATGGAAATCGGTGGGGCCGGTGTCGGGCCGATAGATCGGCAGATTGGTCGCGACCTCGTGCAGGAGGAAGGTTTCGTTGTTGGCGTGGAAGCCTTCGTTGGCGCGGTTGTAGAGCGCCTGCGGCCGGTACGTCGCCTCGAATTTCGCATTCTTGTCGCGATCGATCGCCACGAAGTCCTGATCGTTGAGGCGCAGCCGCGCGCCGTTCGGATGGGTGAGACCGGTGAATTTGATATCTCCGGCAGCATGCACGTTCATGGCATTCTCCGATCTGAGGCCATTCATCCCGGAGCCGAGCGCACGTAACTTGCCGCTCCTCATCGTGGCGGGGCGGGGACTTGGCTTGATGCTGTCTTGCGAATTTCAGGCCAGTCGGAACGCAATGCGGCGCGCCGGCCCGCCGGCTGCACGTGGCGCGCAAATAATCGAGATTGCACCTGAGGTTAGACGATAGGTGCCGCTGACGAGACTTAGCTGTCCGCGCGAGCCGCAAGTCGGGTGGGGCGACTTGCCTTGTCTAATTTGTCGGCAGGTCCTGCAAAGGGCATGCAGCCGCGCCGGCCGGCCGCCGCGACGGGCAAACGCCGGCGGTTCAGCGTCTGGTGCGGTTCACTCGAATGATCGACGGAGCACCGGCGCGGGCTTGCCGGACGGGCTGTCAGCCCATTTTGCCATGTCCATCGCGCGCGCGTCGAAGCCCTCGCACCACAGGCAACTCGCCTCGGCGCGGTCTTTGGCCGGCAGCATCGGGACAAGCGCATGGCCGCAGCCGGTGCAGGATGTGATGCGATTCATGCGCTTCTCCACGATCGTCGAATTCAGGAATGGCAGTTTCGTCGCCGAAGCTTGCGCGGGCGCTATGACGACGCGGGAGCGCTGCGTCCAACGAGAGCGCTCGTTCCTGAGATCGCGGATGTAGCAATCCATCGTGACACGGCTGCGATGCCGCCGCGCAGCTGCTTAATCAAATATAGCAACACGGAACCAATGCGGCGGCTAGTCGCAGTGTCCTCGCCTTGATTCCGACAGGCCCGCGGTTATCTCTGAGGCGAACAAGAATCCGGGCCCCTCTGGCGAGGACGCCGACAACGTCGGCAAACCTCGTGATGTCGGATGACCTGTCCCGCGCGAATGCGATGGATCGGCCGATTGTCGGGCCCCTGTTCGTTCTCTCCGACCATTCGTCTCCATCGCAGCTCCGTGCGGCCATTGCGCAAGCTAAGGGAGCTACGATGTCCGACGCCAAAACCTCAAATCCGAGCGAGATCGAGATCACGGAACCGTCCAGCCTGAATGAGCAGGCCGCGGCCGCGCTGGTGATCGTCGGCGCGCTCGTTGCGATTGCCGACCGGCGCGTCTCGCCGGTCGAACGCGACGAGGTGATCCGTTTCATCAGGGACCGCAAGCTGGCGCCGCACATCGCCGACGAACGGCTCTGTGCGATGTTCGACGAACTCGCCGAGCGGCTCGAAGAGCCGGATTTTGCCAATGTCGTGATCGACACGCTGCGGCCGGTTTCGAACCTGCCGCTCTCGTCGCATCTGGTGGAGCTGTCGGAGCGCGTTGCTGCCGCAGACGAGGACGTGCATCCCCACGAAGTCCAGGCGATCAAATTGTTGCGCTTGCTGACGCTGGTGCTGCCGCGCGCCAAGCCGGTCGTGGCAAGTGCGGCGGGCCCCAAGCTGCAGGCCGCCGCCAAGGAGTAAGCATGAGCACGGTTTCGAACGAGCGCGCCGAGCAAATCGAGGGCACCACCGGCCAGATCGCCGGTGGAGACCCGCGCCTGGCCAAGCTCGTCGACCGCCTGCCGCCGCGCATGAGCAACACCCTGACTTATCTGCTCAAGCCGTCCAGCCGCTGGGTCAGGATTCCCTCGGGCGCGTTGCTGGTCGTCGGCGGTGTGCTCGCCTTCCTGCCGGTGCTCGGCGTCTGGATGCTGCCGCTCGGCCTCGCGCTGCTCGCCGAGGACGTGCCCGCGCTACGCTCCTCCCGTTCAAAGGTCTTCGACTGGATCGAGCGCCGCAAGCCGCATTGGATCGATCCGTCGGCATCGAAGAATGATCAAACATGACTGAATTCATCACCCCCGAAGCGCTGACCGCGCTGTTCCAAGTCATCCTGATCGACCTCGTGCTCGCCGGCGACAACGCTGTCGTCATTGGTCTTGCCGCGGCGGGCCTGCCGGCAGGGCAACGCCGCCGGGCCATCATCGTCGGCATCGCCGCGGCCACTGGCTTGCGCATCGTCTTTGCCGGCGTCGCGACCCAGCTCCTGCAGGTCATCGGCCTGCTGCTCGCCGGCGGCGTGCTGCTGCTCTGGGTGTGCTGGAAGATGTGGCGCGAATTGCGCGAGCAGTCAGCGCATTCGCGCCAGCTCGCCTTCAGCCATGGCGGCAGCGCGGACGCTGCCCCGGTGCAGGGAAAGACCTTCGGCCAGGCGGCGGTGCAGATCGTTGCCGCCGACGTCTCGATGTCGCTCGACAACGTACTCGCAGTCGCGGGTGCTGCGCGCGAGCATCCCTACATCCTCGCCTTCGGCCTGTTGCTGTCGGTTGCGATGATGGGCGTTGCCGCCGATCTGCTCGGCCGCGTGCTCCAGAAGCATCGCTGGGTCGCCTATGTCGGCTTAGCCATCATCATTTACGTCGCTTTCGAGATGATCTATCGGGGCTCGCTCGAGCTCGCACCCGTCATCGCGAGTCTCTAGAGGCGCATGCCTGTCTGCAATCCGGAGTGATCAATGACGTCTGAACTTAAAGCACCTTCGGCGCCGGCCGCGCCGCTGCCGCCGGTCGGCCTGTTTCCGAAGCTGATCTTCGGCTCGCGCTGGCTGCAATTGCCGCTCTATATCGGCCTCATCGTCGCGCAGGCCGTCTATGTGCTGTTGTTCCTGAAGGAGCTCTGGCACCTGGTCGTGCATTCGTTCGACGCCAGCGAGCAGCAGATCATGCTGGTCGTGCTCGGGCTGATCGACGTCGTGATGATCTCGAACCTGCTGGTGATGGTGATCGTCGGCGGCTACGAAACCTTCGTCTCCCGCCTGAACCTGAGCGGGCATCCGGACGAGCCGGAATGGCTCAGTCACGTCAATGCCAGCGTGCTCAAGATCAAGCTCGCGATGGCGATCATCGGCATCTCCTCGATCTCTCTGCTCAGGACCTTCATCGAGGCCGGCAATCTCGGCACGACGCGGAGCAATTTCACCGAGACCGGGGTGATGTGGCAGGTCCTGATCCACATGACCTTCATCATCTCGGCGATCGGCATCGCCTGGGTCGATCGCCTCAGCGAGAGCGGCCATGGCAACAAGGCCGAGCACGGCTGATCAGGCTCGAGCGGCCAATGCTCGGGCTATTGCGCTTGAGAGCTTTCCCTGCGGCCATCCTTCGAGACGCCCGCTTTAGGCGGGCTCCTCAGGATGAGGACGGAGGGTGTGGCTGTAGTTTTGCGGGCACTGACGCGGGATTAGCCTCATCCTGAGGAGGCGCGTCAGCGCCGTCTCGAAGGACGAGGCGTGCGCGCTGGTTGCAGCTACAATCGATATTCGGTTGCCCTGGGGCGCCCCTCGAGCCCGCCTGATCGTCCGGTCGGGCGGGACTCTTCCTTCGAGATCGATAAAATTGTCTGCAATCGGTTCAGCGCCGGCAAACGCTGCGGACAAGAAGCAGGGCGCCTTAAACCAGGCCTTTGGAACCGATCTGCATCCTGCCCGCAAAAGGGCAGGGCATCGGCATGACAATTCTCAGGGAGATCGTCGCAGCGGTCGCGGGAGTCTACGCGCTCCTGCTGGTCTGTGACGCATTGTTCGGCGTCGGCGAGGCGCGGTTCGACGACGCTTATTACCGCGCCAGCTTCTACGCACCGCGGCCGAAGGAGTTTCGGTTCGCGAGCGACACGCCGCCGGCGGTCCGCGTCAGCGACGCCTTCGCGCAGTTCGCGCCGGCCGAGGCCAAGCCGAACCGGCGCTACTCGTCGCTGACGACGATCATCCGCTGACGCAGCCTCATTCCCCCTGGATCCATTCCGCGACGCCGCGCCAGAGCGTGTCGCGGTGCTCGGGGCGGAAGAAGCCGAAATGACCTATTCCCTTGGCGCCGACGTCGGAGGGTTTGACCGTCAGCACCTCCGGCTTGATCGCAGTGAAGCCGCCCGTGAGCAGCTCGACCGCGGGGCGCGGCGCCCAGGGATCGTCGGAGAAGCACAGCGCGCGTAGCTCGCCTTTGAAATTCGCGAAATTCTCGAGCGCCGGCAGCTTTGAATCGAAGAGATAGCGGGGGCTCGAGACCCATTCGGTCCATTGCAGGAAGACGCCCTTGGGCAGGTCCTCGCCGACACCGGCCCAGCCCGGTGCGTAACCGAGTGCATGGACCAGCGGCACGCCGACAAAATTCATGAATGCGTAGACGCGGTATTTTTCCGGCGAGGTCATCAACCGCCACGTCGCGGCCTGCGAGGCCACCAAGGCGGCGCGCGAGATCTCGCTGTTGTTCGTGATCAGCCCGAGCGCCTGGCCGCCGAAGGAATGGCCGACATAGGCGAGCGGCAGGGCATGATAGCGCTCGCGCATCCAGCTGACCGCGGCGGTGACGTCGAGCGCCGCCCAGTCGGACATCGAGGCCTTGAAGCCGACCAGCGATTTCGGCTGGTTGTAGCCGACCATCGCCGGCAGGCGGGAATCGCCGATGCCGCGATAATCGTAGGTCAGCACCGCGCAGCCGCGATGGGCGAGGTAGGAGGCAAAGCCCCGATAGATCTTGCGGGGCACGGCCGTCGCCGAATTGATCAGGACGGCATGGCGCTTGGCGCCGCGCGGCAGGAACAGGGTGCCGGCCAGGGCATAGCCGTCGGTTGCCGGGAAGCTGATCTCGTCGATGAAAACGTCGTCCAGTGCCGCGTCCATGGCGGTCGGTGTCCCGTCGGATTTCTTGGCCTGCCCAAGCAAATGCGAATTCGGCTTTGGCCGCAAGGGTTTGCGCTGCGAAATGGATTTACAACTGGCGGGGCGTGGCCGGCCTGTGTATAAGGCGGCCCTCGCAACCCCTAGATCAGGTTGTGGTTTTTGCTTCACGGAGAGATTGCGATGTCCGAGCGGTGGACGCCCGAGTCCTGGCGCAGCAAGCCGGTGCTACAGGTGCCCGAATATCCCGACGCCAAGGCTTTGGCCGACGTCGAGGCGCAGCTTGCGACCTTTCCGCCGCTGGTGTTCGCAGGCGAGGCGCGCAATCTGAAGAAGGCCTTGGGCCGCGTTGCGGCCGGCGAGGCCTTCCTGCTCCAGGGCGGCGACTGCGCCGAGAGCTTCGCCGAGCATGGCGCCAACAACATCCGCGACTTCTTCCGCGTGCTGCTGCAGATGGCGGTGGTGCTGACCTATGCCGGCGCTGTCCCCGTGGTGAAGGTCGGCCGCATCGCCGGCCAATTCGCAAAGCCGCGGTCGTCGCCGACCGAGAAGGTGAACGGCGTCGAGCTGCCGAGCTATCGCGGCGATATCGTCAACGACATCGCCTTCACCAAGGAAGCACGCATTCCCGATCCGCAGCGCCAGCTGATGGCCTATCGCCAGTCCGCGGCGACGCTGAACCTGCTCCGCGCCTTCGCCACCGGCGGTTTCGCCAATCTCGGCAGCGTGCATCAATGGATGCTCGGTTTCCTCAAGGATAGCCCGCAGTCCCGCCGCTACAAGGAGCTGGCCGACCGCATCTCGGACGCGCTCAATTTCATGCGCGCCTGCGGCCTCGACCTCGAGAGCCATCCGGAGCTGCGTGCCACCGATTTCTACACCAGCCACGAGGCCCTGCTGCTCGGCTACGAGCAGGCCATGACCCGCGTCGATTCCACCACCGGCGACTGGTACGCGACCTCGGGCCACATGATCTGGATCGGCGACCGCACCCGTCAGCTTGATCACGGCCATGTCGAATATTTCCGCGGCATCAAGAACCCGATCGGGCTGAAGTGCGGCCCCTCGCTCAAGGTGGACGAGCTGTTGAAGCTGATCGACGTGCTCAATCCCGAGAACGAGCCGGGCCGGCTGACGCTGATCGGCCGCTTCGGCTCGGACAAGATCGGCGAGCATCTGCCGAACATGATTCGCGCCGTGAAGCGTGAGGGCCGGGTGGTGGTCTGGTCGTGCGATCCCATGCACGGCAACACCATCACCTCGACGTCCGGTTACAAGACGCGGCCGTTCGACCGCATCCTGTCCGAGGTGAAGTCGTTCTTCGCGATCCATGCCGCCGAGGGCACCCATGCCGGCGGCGTGCATCTGGAGATGACCGGCCAGGACGTCACCGAATGTCTCGGCGGCGCGCGCGCGATCACGGACGAGGATCTCAACGACCGCTACCACACGGTCT from Bradyrhizobium sp. CB1015 harbors:
- a CDS encoding TRAP transporter small permease subunit: MQALLKLSSRIDAFTRWTGKRLAWLIVVAVVISAVNAIVRKTFDTSSNSWLELQWVLFSIVFLLCSPWTLLDNEHIRIDIVNNTLPKTARNVIDVVGHLFFLIPLCIVMIITGVPFFLRSFQINEQSGNAGGLPQWPAKALIMIGFAFLLVQGISELIKRIAVMRGLIPDPHESQVSALEAEVEHLVEAIEKK
- the moaA gene encoding GTP 3',8-cyclase MoaA; its protein translation is MNGLPASPRAALSSAMTDPFGRTITYLRVSVTDRCDLRCFYCMSEDMTFLPKADLLTLEELDRLCTAFIAKGVKKLRLTGGEPLVRRNVMSLVRSLSRHLSSGALSELTLTTNGTQLAKHARELADCGVRRINVSLDTLDSRKFREITRWGEIDKVLEGIEAARAAGLAVKINAVALKNLNEDELPSLMRWAHGKGMGLTLIEVMPMGEIGSGRIDQYLPLSLVRARLAQQFTLTDLAETTGGPARYVSVAETGGKLGFITPMTHNFCESCNRVRITCTGTLHTCLGHEDASDLRKPLRASSDDLLLADAIDRAIGLKPKGHDFIIDRRHDRPSVSRHMSVTGG
- a CDS encoding HAD family hydrolase, with translation MTSFKTTSPHTIVFDLDGTLVDTAPDLITALNYVLDREGLPPVPMASARNMIGAGARKLIERGLEAEGRTVTPADMDRMTADFIAYYADHIAVESRPFEGLEAALDQFSAQGHRLAVCTNKLEWLSKRLLDQLDLSRRFAAICGADTFGVQKPDPTIFRETVARAGGDVKASIMVGDAGTDVGVARRAGVPVIGVSFGYTDVPIAELKPDRLIHHMRDLPAAAISLMPA
- the rpiA gene encoding ribose-5-phosphate isomerase RpiA, which encodes MNMDQLKRQAAARALEEVRDGMQLGLGTGSTAKHFVELLGERVAAGLKVIGVPTSEATRADAERCGVKLTTLDEVDHLDLTIDGADEIDPELNLIKGGGGALLREKIVAAASDRMIVIADDSKWVPTLGKFPLPVEVIPFGLGATRRAIEKAFAECGVSGQMALRKAKGGDKDGHVFVTDGGHWIVDAQLGRITDPPGLAKALSAIPGVVEHGLFIGLASSAVLAGGGGIRVIERRKPKGDQE
- a CDS encoding DUF2059 domain-containing protein; the protein is MKNVLKFLPAATLAAGLALSAAPAMAQQAGQKAPAAPAQPKASPAAIAAAKEILQIKNAAAMYAGAVPGMVEKTKGALIQQNLNYQKDLNEVAPIVAQQLNGRQNEIGEGMAQIYASEFTEQELKDLVTFYKSPLGKKLIDAEPRAIGQSMAFMNTWAQSFSETVMGAFRAEMRKRGKEI
- the gor gene encoding glutathione-disulfide reductase, coding for MAEFDVDLFVIGGGSGGVRAARIAAGYGARVMIAEEYRMGGTCVIRGCVPKKLFVIGSHVRQELEDAAGFGWTVPPASFDWPTLIANKDKEIARLEAAYTANVEKSGAQIVKSRAVIEDKHTVRLLENDKKVTAKYILIATGGAPNHGAAIPGIEHVISSNEAFHLKKLPKRIVIQGGGYIALEFAGIFAGFGSDVTVIYRGDNILRGFDEDVRTHVRAEMEKQGITILTGCTVAKVDRHGEDFTTHLSNGSSLASDQVMFAIGRHPNLANLGLENAGVAINPANGGIAVDHFSKSSVDSIYAIGDVTHRFNLTPVAIREGHAFADTVFGKREVQVDHANIPTAVFSQPEVGTVGLTETEARAQFSHVDIYKTTFRPIKATMSGRDTRVLMKLVVDGATDRVLGCHIVGDAAAEITQAVAIAVKMKATKADFDATIALHPTAAEELVTMRTPTARHVRQAAE
- a CDS encoding glucuronate isomerase, which encodes MNVHAAGDIKFTGLTHPNGARLRLNDQDFVAIDRDKNAKFEATYRPQALYNRANEGFHANNETFLLHEVATNLPIYRPDTGPTDFHLHLPPGGFQLVLVTSGAFTFDYDGRWYNVGPGAVMLQSAIVHRQLFYTWSGLSTEENLKTPQTVVPDPISMGYSGKFLEAFITDPTTFPNPTIVGPDQINEDETPRVAWSHPLHDRPADAGFWLQDPLALDALFKPLTDGSVRSAMPVYVRDIGIEIPSGHLVTGHIIATDPCGHALLPKSTSAAADATCFAKGEVAIYRVIRGTAEFQKKSGESFELSAGDVVTAGKGSISLIGVGENTQVLRLGLLKGMNELRSWTATQRDEIDGLAGQIITQKDVRPLRTEGKPVGYLYG
- a CDS encoding TerB family tellurite resistance protein — translated: MSDAKTSNPSEIEITEPSSLNEQAAAALVIVGALVAIADRRVSPVERDEVIRFIRDRKLAPHIADERLCAMFDELAERLEEPDFANVVIDTLRPVSNLPLSSHLVELSERVAAADEDVHPHEVQAIKLLRLLTLVLPRAKPVVASAAGPKLQAAAKE